Proteins from a genomic interval of Schaalia odontolytica:
- the lipB gene encoding lipoyl(octanoyl) transferase LipB, with protein sequence MQIVSLLDRGLVDYTQVDALQRSTHEAVLAGGEDTIIVSQFTPTWTAGRHTKPEDIPSTTIPVIRTDRAGSATWHGPGQVVVYPVVRLREHVDLVQWIRAVEASVIDTVREVWELPVHRVEGRAGVWLTEEGRRDRKICAIGLKVARGATLHGIALNVDIDPAHAFEGIIPCGLTDADVTSLSWEGVATTVHDAASELLPRMVERISPCLATAPASVSYTTRSPL encoded by the coding sequence GTGCAGATTGTGAGCCTTCTCGACCGCGGCCTGGTCGACTATACCCAGGTCGACGCGCTCCAGCGATCCACGCACGAAGCCGTCCTCGCAGGCGGCGAGGACACGATCATCGTTTCCCAGTTCACGCCGACCTGGACGGCCGGGCGCCACACGAAGCCCGAGGACATTCCCTCCACGACGATCCCCGTCATCCGCACCGACCGCGCGGGTTCTGCCACCTGGCACGGCCCCGGTCAGGTCGTCGTCTACCCCGTCGTGCGCCTGCGTGAGCACGTCGATCTCGTGCAGTGGATTCGCGCCGTCGAGGCCTCGGTCATCGACACCGTCCGTGAGGTCTGGGAACTGCCGGTGCACCGCGTCGAGGGGCGTGCGGGCGTGTGGCTGACCGAAGAGGGACGGCGCGACCGTAAGATCTGCGCGATCGGCTTGAAGGTTGCGCGCGGCGCGACCCTCCACGGCATCGCCCTCAACGTCGATATCGACCCGGCTCACGCCTTCGAGGGCATCATCCCCTGCGGTCTCACGGACGCCGACGTCACCTCCCTGTCATGGGAGGGCGTGGCAACGACCGTGCACGATGCCGCATCCGAGCTTCTCCCGCGCATGGTGGAGCGCATCTCCCCCTGCCTGGCGACCGCTCCCGCTTCCGTTTCCTACACGACGAGGTCACCGCTATGA
- the lipA gene encoding lipoyl synthase: MSTLPDPEGRKLLRIEVRNSQTPIEKKPEWIRTTAKAGENYQDMRALSHAKGLHTVCAEAGCPNIYECWQDREATFLLGGALCTRRCDFCDIATGRPTEYDRDEPRRIAESVRDLDLRYVTITGVTRDDLPDGAAWLYAQTCRLIHEFNPGTGVELLVDDFRGQADSIDMVIEAGPQVFAHNLETVPRIFKKIRPAFNYERSLAMIKRAHDGGMVTKSNLILGMGETREEISAAMRDLHESGCDLLTLTQYLRPSPLHHPIDRWVHPEEFVELAAQAEEMGFAGVMAGPLVRSSYRAGLLWAKGMRARGFEIPEQLRHIANSGSTLQEAGSVLARLKERSERHAAMEAAKAASAS, encoded by the coding sequence ATGAGCACCCTGCCCGATCCCGAAGGACGCAAGCTCCTGCGCATCGAGGTACGCAACTCGCAAACGCCGATCGAGAAGAAGCCCGAGTGGATTCGCACGACCGCCAAGGCGGGTGAGAACTACCAGGACATGCGCGCTCTCTCCCACGCCAAGGGCCTGCACACGGTGTGCGCCGAGGCCGGGTGCCCCAACATCTACGAGTGCTGGCAGGACCGCGAGGCAACGTTCCTGCTCGGCGGCGCCCTGTGCACGCGCCGCTGCGACTTCTGCGATATCGCGACGGGGCGTCCCACCGAGTACGACAGGGACGAGCCGCGCCGCATCGCCGAGTCGGTGCGCGACCTAGACCTGCGTTACGTGACGATCACGGGAGTGACCCGCGACGATCTGCCCGACGGAGCCGCGTGGTTGTATGCGCAGACCTGCCGCCTCATCCACGAGTTCAACCCGGGCACCGGCGTGGAGCTGCTCGTCGATGACTTCCGCGGCCAGGCCGACTCGATCGACATGGTCATCGAGGCAGGCCCGCAGGTCTTTGCGCACAACCTGGAGACGGTGCCACGCATCTTCAAGAAGATTCGCCCCGCGTTCAACTACGAGCGTTCACTCGCCATGATCAAGCGCGCCCACGACGGGGGCATGGTCACCAAGTCGAACCTGATCCTGGGCATGGGCGAGACTCGCGAGGAGATCAGCGCCGCCATGCGCGACCTGCACGAGTCCGGCTGCGACCTGCTGACGCTCACGCAGTACCTGCGCCCCTCTCCCCTGCACCACCCGATCGACCGCTGGGTCCACCCCGAGGAGTTCGTTGAGCTGGCCGCGCAGGCCGAGGAGATGGGCTTCGCGGGCGTCATGGCCGGCCCCCTCGTGCGTTCCTCCTACCGTGCGGGCCTGCTGTGGGCCAAGGGCATGCGCGCACGCGGCTTCGAGATCCCTGAGCAGCTGCGCCACATCGCCAACTCCGGCTCCACGCTGCAGGAGGCCGGCTCCGTCCTCGCGCGCCTGAAGGAACGCTCGGAGCGTCACGCGGCCATGGAAGCCGCGAAGGCCGCCTCGGCCTCGTGA
- a CDS encoding flavin reductase family protein, translating to MHVPYDTEKFYYGFPVYILAYPDEAVGVGITTGSSSYSLGQMVMIGCDSTTHAARSIKRSGVCSLNLFGAEAMGLYEYAGTVSGGNKLADTRVASSDHDGIPVLDDSQMSLLCRVLEATDDGSYTHFRCEIIQRLVTPALIDENGRFRYEDLHTVEYVGDARRRIYRYFSDRVERFGRFVRPFKDSLLP from the coding sequence ATGCACGTACCTTATGACACCGAGAAGTTCTACTACGGCTTTCCCGTCTACATCCTGGCCTACCCGGACGAAGCCGTCGGCGTCGGCATCACGACGGGATCATCCTCGTACTCGCTGGGACAGATGGTCATGATCGGCTGTGACTCGACGACGCACGCCGCCCGCTCGATCAAGCGCTCCGGCGTCTGCTCGCTCAACCTCTTCGGCGCCGAGGCCATGGGCTTGTACGAGTACGCGGGTACAGTTTCGGGCGGAAACAAGCTCGCCGATACGCGCGTCGCATCAAGCGACCACGACGGCATCCCCGTGCTCGACGATTCTCAGATGAGCCTGCTGTGCCGTGTCCTGGAAGCCACGGATGACGGCAGCTACACGCATTTTCGCTGCGAGATCATCCAGCGGCTGGTCACCCCTGCCCTCATCGACGAGAACGGTCGCTTCCGCTACGAGGACCTGCACACCGTCGAGTACGTGGGCGATGCGCGCAGGCGCATCTACCGGTACTTCTCAGACCGGGTGGAGCGTTTCGGCAGGTTCGTGCGCCCCTTCAAGGACTCGCTCCTCCCCTAG
- the aceE gene encoding pyruvate dehydrogenase (acetyl-transferring), homodimeric type, which produces MSQLHEFHPVVNGLVPQVPDNDPQETAEWVESLSGLINEKGGPRARYILLHMLDEARRNGVQLPQEYTTPYVNTISVDQEPYFPGDEAMEREYRRWIRWNAAVQVTRAQRPGVKVGGHISSYASVATLYEVGLNHFFRGKDHPGGGDHVFFQGHASPGPYARAFLEGRLSEEQMDGFRQQVSTAHGLPSYPHPRQLDHFWEYPTVSLGLGPAEGIYQAWFDRYLFMNGIKDTSQQHTWVFIGDGEMDEPESRGMLQLAAQQRLDNLTFVINCNLQRLDGPVRGNGKIIQELEAFFKGAGWNVIKVIWGRGWDQLLAADKDDALVHLMNDTLDGDYQTFKANDGAYVREHFFGRDPRTKEMVKNWTDEQIWELKRGGHDYRKVYAAYKAAMEHTGQPTVILAHTIKGYALGSHFAGRNSTHQMKKLTLEDAKQLRDRLQIPITDEELERDPYQPPYYMPPADHPALQYMKERREILGGWVPERRPERQPKLPALPTRPFEALSKGSGKLEVATTMALVRLIKDIMKDKEVGKYFVPIIPDEARTFGLDAIFPSAKIFNTTGQSYTPVDADMMLSYRESEQGRIMHTGITEAGSAAAFQVVGTAYSTHDLPMVPIYIFYSMFGFQRTGDQFWAAGDQLTKGFVIGATAGRTTLAGEGLQHMDGHSPVLAATNHAFVSYDPAYAYEIRHIMSDGLQRMYGDAGGRDPNVMYYITVYNEPIRQPAEPENVDVEGIVKGIYNLDEHQNFGGPKAQLLASGVGVPWAREARELLARDWGVDAAVWSVTSWDELRRDGLEADEHNYLHPSEPRRTPFVSAKLAGREGPFVASSDFDRMLPDLIRQWVPGDYHVLGADGFGFSDTRRAARRWFHIDAESMVVRTLAALADSGQIDPSLVEQAIAKYDLFNYAIQGNDHAGEE; this is translated from the coding sequence GTGAGCCAACTCCACGAGTTCCACCCCGTCGTCAACGGGCTGGTCCCCCAGGTTCCCGACAACGACCCCCAGGAGACCGCCGAATGGGTCGAGTCCCTGTCCGGACTCATCAACGAAAAGGGCGGTCCCCGCGCGCGCTACATCCTGCTGCATATGCTCGATGAGGCCCGGCGCAACGGCGTTCAGCTCCCCCAGGAGTACACGACCCCCTACGTCAACACGATCAGCGTTGATCAGGAGCCTTACTTCCCCGGCGACGAAGCCATGGAGCGCGAGTACCGCCGCTGGATCCGCTGGAACGCCGCCGTGCAGGTCACGCGCGCCCAGCGCCCCGGCGTCAAGGTCGGCGGACACATCTCCTCCTACGCCTCGGTTGCCACCCTCTACGAGGTCGGCCTCAACCACTTCTTCCGCGGCAAGGACCACCCCGGCGGCGGCGACCACGTCTTCTTCCAGGGACACGCCTCCCCCGGCCCCTACGCCCGCGCCTTCCTCGAAGGTCGTCTCTCCGAAGAACAGATGGACGGCTTCCGTCAGCAGGTGTCCACCGCCCACGGCCTGCCCTCCTACCCGCACCCCCGCCAGCTCGACCATTTCTGGGAGTACCCCACGGTCTCCCTCGGCTTGGGTCCCGCGGAAGGTATCTACCAGGCCTGGTTCGACCGCTACCTGTTCATGAACGGCATCAAGGACACCTCGCAGCAGCACACGTGGGTGTTCATCGGCGACGGTGAGATGGACGAACCCGAGTCGCGCGGCATGCTGCAGCTCGCGGCCCAGCAGCGCCTCGACAACCTGACCTTCGTCATCAACTGCAACCTGCAGCGCCTCGACGGCCCCGTGCGTGGCAACGGCAAGATCATCCAGGAGCTTGAGGCCTTCTTCAAGGGCGCGGGCTGGAACGTCATCAAGGTCATCTGGGGACGCGGCTGGGACCAGCTGCTCGCCGCCGACAAGGACGACGCGCTCGTTCACCTCATGAACGACACCCTGGACGGCGACTACCAGACCTTTAAGGCCAACGACGGCGCGTACGTGCGTGAGCACTTCTTCGGTCGCGACCCGCGCACCAAGGAGATGGTGAAGAACTGGACGGACGAGCAGATCTGGGAGCTCAAGCGCGGCGGCCACGACTACCGCAAGGTCTACGCGGCGTACAAGGCCGCCATGGAGCACACGGGCCAACCCACCGTCATCCTCGCCCACACCATCAAGGGCTACGCGCTGGGCAGCCACTTCGCGGGACGCAACTCCACGCACCAGATGAAGAAGCTGACCCTCGAGGACGCCAAGCAGCTGCGCGACCGCCTCCAGATCCCGATCACGGACGAGGAGCTCGAGCGCGATCCCTACCAGCCTCCCTACTACATGCCGCCGGCCGACCACCCGGCCCTGCAGTACATGAAGGAGCGCCGCGAGATCCTCGGCGGCTGGGTGCCTGAGCGTCGCCCCGAGCGTCAGCCCAAACTCCCCGCCCTCCCGACCCGCCCCTTCGAGGCACTGTCCAAGGGATCGGGCAAGCTCGAGGTCGCCACCACGATGGCGCTCGTGCGCCTCATCAAGGACATCATGAAGGACAAGGAGGTCGGCAAGTACTTCGTGCCGATCATCCCCGACGAGGCGCGCACCTTCGGCCTCGACGCTATCTTCCCGTCGGCGAAGATCTTCAACACGACCGGCCAGTCCTACACGCCCGTTGACGCCGACATGATGCTCTCCTACCGCGAGTCCGAGCAGGGCCGCATCATGCACACCGGCATCACCGAGGCCGGATCAGCCGCGGCATTCCAGGTCGTTGGCACCGCCTACTCCACGCACGACCTGCCGATGGTGCCGATCTACATCTTCTACTCGATGTTCGGCTTCCAGCGCACCGGCGACCAGTTCTGGGCGGCCGGCGACCAGCTGACCAAGGGCTTTGTCATCGGCGCGACCGCGGGCCGCACGACGCTCGCCGGCGAAGGCCTGCAGCACATGGATGGCCACTCCCCGGTTCTGGCTGCCACCAACCACGCCTTCGTGTCCTACGACCCCGCCTACGCCTACGAGATCCGCCACATCATGTCCGATGGGCTGCAGCGCATGTACGGCGACGCCGGCGGACGTGACCCGAACGTCATGTACTACATCACCGTGTACAACGAGCCCATCCGCCAACCTGCCGAGCCTGAGAACGTGGACGTTGAGGGGATCGTCAAGGGCATTTACAACCTCGACGAGCACCAGAACTTCGGTGGTCCCAAGGCGCAGCTCCTCGCCTCCGGTGTGGGCGTGCCGTGGGCACGCGAGGCCCGCGAGCTGCTGGCCCGCGACTGGGGCGTGGACGCCGCCGTGTGGTCCGTGACCTCGTGGGACGAGCTGCGCCGCGACGGCCTCGAAGCCGACGAGCACAACTACCTGCACCCCTCCGAGCCGCGCCGCACCCCCTTCGTGTCGGCCAAGCTCGCCGGGCGCGAGGGCCCGTTCGTCGCGTCCTCGGACTTCGACCGCATGCTCCCCGACCTGATCCGCCAGTGGGTGCCCGGAGACTACCACGTCTTGGGCGCCGACGGATTCGGCTTCTCCGACACGCGCCGGGCCGCCCGCCGCTGGTTCCACATCGATGCCGAGTCGATGGTCGTTCGCACGCTCGCCGCTCTCGCCGACTCCGGGCAGATCGATCCCTCTCTCGTTGAGCAGGCAATCGCCAAGTACGACCTGTTCAACTACGCCATCCAGGGCAACGACCACGCCGGCGAGGAGTAG
- the aspA gene encoding aspartate ammonia-lyase has product MTRTEEDLLGTRDVPDDAYWGIHTLRAIENYQISGHTINEAPELIRAFAQVKKACAMANMQLKAMKPAKAEAIIAACDEIIEGGKCMDQFPVDQFQGGAGTSVNMNANEVIANLALEILGEDKGRYDIINPNDHVNRSQSTNDAYPTAFRIALWRKVNRLRKALDELADAFDEKGSEFRDVLTMGRTQLQDAVPMSLGGEFTAFGHTLREEDERLVNNAELLLETNLGATAIGTGLNTPDGYQEVVVRYLRRITGARVVASPNLLEATSDTGAYVSMHATIKRSAVKLSKICNDLRLLASGPRAGLNEINLPKMAAGSSIMPAKVNPVIPEVVNQVCFKVIGNDQTVTAAAEAGQLQLNVMEPVIAQALIESINLLVNACDTLRERCINGITANAQVCRAYVENSIGIVTYFNDVIGHHLGDVVGKRAAAEGKTIREVIHDMELLSEEEVERILSPENLAHPKYAGTEEE; this is encoded by the coding sequence GTGACCCGCACCGAAGAAGATCTGCTCGGGACCCGCGACGTACCCGATGACGCGTACTGGGGCATTCACACGCTGCGAGCGATCGAGAACTATCAGATCTCCGGACACACGATCAACGAGGCACCCGAGTTGATTCGCGCCTTCGCCCAGGTGAAGAAGGCTTGCGCGATGGCGAACATGCAGCTCAAGGCCATGAAGCCCGCCAAGGCGGAGGCGATCATTGCCGCCTGCGACGAGATCATCGAGGGCGGCAAGTGCATGGACCAGTTCCCCGTCGACCAGTTCCAGGGGGGCGCCGGGACCTCGGTGAACATGAACGCCAACGAGGTGATCGCGAATCTGGCGCTGGAGATCCTGGGGGAGGACAAGGGACGCTACGACATCATCAATCCGAACGATCACGTGAACCGTTCGCAGTCCACGAACGACGCCTACCCGACGGCCTTTCGCATCGCGCTGTGGCGCAAAGTCAACCGCCTGCGCAAGGCGCTGGATGAGCTGGCGGACGCGTTTGACGAGAAGGGAAGCGAGTTCCGCGACGTGCTGACGATGGGGCGCACGCAGCTCCAGGACGCGGTCCCCATGTCCCTGGGCGGCGAGTTCACTGCCTTCGGGCACACCCTGCGCGAGGAGGATGAGCGCCTGGTGAACAACGCGGAGCTCCTCCTGGAAACCAACCTGGGGGCCACCGCGATCGGGACCGGCCTCAACACGCCGGACGGCTATCAGGAGGTCGTCGTGCGCTACCTGCGTCGTATCACGGGCGCGCGCGTGGTGGCCTCTCCGAACCTCCTGGAGGCGACGTCGGACACGGGGGCGTACGTGTCGATGCACGCCACGATCAAGCGCAGCGCGGTGAAGCTGTCAAAGATCTGCAACGACCTGCGACTGCTCGCGTCGGGTCCGCGCGCGGGCCTCAACGAAATCAACCTGCCGAAGATGGCGGCAGGCTCCTCGATCATGCCGGCGAAGGTCAACCCGGTGATCCCCGAAGTCGTCAATCAGGTGTGCTTCAAAGTGATCGGCAACGATCAGACGGTCACGGCCGCCGCGGAGGCCGGTCAGCTGCAGCTCAACGTGATGGAGCCGGTGATCGCCCAAGCCCTCATCGAGTCGATCAATCTGCTGGTCAACGCGTGCGACACGCTGCGTGAGCGCTGCATCAACGGGATCACGGCAAATGCGCAGGTGTGCCGCGCCTACGTGGAGAACTCGATCGGCATCGTCACCTACTTCAACGACGTGATCGGCCACCACCTCGGCGACGTGGTCGGTAAGCGGGCTGCGGCGGAAGGCAAGACGATCCGCGAGGTCATCCACGACATGGAACTCCTGTCGGAGGAGGAGGTGGAGCGGATTCTTTCCCCGGAAAACCTGGCCCACCCCAAGTATGCGGGCACCGAGGAAGAGTAG
- a CDS encoding DUF3052 domain-containing protein yields MAVSLGFASGAIVQEFYVDDDVDRSIRDSVEAETGQALVDVDYGDVVDGAIVWWRAEDAEEEDLADVLVDAMSNLDDGGLIWVLIPKAGRPNSVRVGDVEEAAGIAGLHATTSTALGEAWAGVRLTARPRSRR; encoded by the coding sequence ATGGCAGTGAGCCTGGGTTTTGCATCCGGCGCGATCGTGCAGGAGTTTTACGTCGATGACGACGTGGACCGCTCGATTCGCGACTCCGTTGAGGCCGAGACCGGCCAGGCCCTGGTCGATGTGGACTACGGCGACGTGGTGGACGGGGCGATCGTGTGGTGGAGGGCCGAGGATGCCGAGGAGGAGGACCTGGCGGACGTCCTGGTGGATGCCATGAGCAACCTGGACGACGGGGGGCTGATCTGGGTGCTGATCCCCAAGGCCGGACGCCCCAACTCGGTGCGCGTGGGCGACGTGGAGGAGGCCGCGGGGATCGCTGGCCTGCACGCGACGACCTCAACGGCGCTGGGGGAAGCCTGGGCGGGGGTGCGCCTGACCGCGCGTCCGCGTTCGCGCCGCTAG
- a CDS encoding acyl carrier protein — protein sequence MGSIADLLGDQLRAGLAQLADAEAPPEDDAPSSGGESASDASERARVIAMEAAADEAEIDPVRVRGRDSLRGDRDLDDISLYALVARIEREAKVTLADAEVETWVSLSDLLDSVSEAASNS from the coding sequence ATGGGGTCCATCGCCGATCTTCTCGGCGATCAGCTGCGCGCGGGCTTAGCGCAGCTGGCCGACGCCGAGGCTCCTCCCGAGGACGACGCACCCTCATCGGGAGGCGAGAGCGCGTCGGATGCCTCCGAGAGGGCGCGCGTCATCGCGATGGAGGCCGCGGCCGACGAGGCCGAGATCGATCCGGTGCGCGTGAGGGGACGGGACAGCCTGCGCGGCGATCGCGACCTCGATGACATCTCCCTCTACGCTCTCGTGGCGCGCATCGAACGCGAGGCGAAGGTGACGCTCGCGGACGCCGAGGTCGAGACGTGGGTGAGCCTGTCGGACCTGTTGGACTCCGTGTCCGAAGCCGCTTCCAATAGCTAG
- a CDS encoding class I adenylate-forming enzyme family protein, whose amino-acid sequence MRPDYSPARALARAARRSPGRLSLVDAATGERWTVSQSFDAVARLAGAFRRRGLGAGTRIALIGTNSAWHFLCHAAASWLHAVTVPLSPRLPSSALASMCVRVGVTWAFVDESASLHARALADAGVRAFPWDDLRSWTRHGGPIAGEPARCGAELAAILFTSGSTGMPRPVELTHEVMWWGSTNFREGFDYAPTSSVVGVCAPASHIGGFNGTSMDVWTHGGTLVTLGFPGSFDARGVIDAIERYGITMMFAVPAIVRAILDEHERGGGDLSSWVRPLIGGDAMTADLAEAMRSVGLSPIHVWGMTETSGAGTVATPDSGAPAGSLGVPFPYVDLRVMATDEREACVDEMGEIWVRGPGVVSGEEWLHTGDLATRDDDGWLHMVGRAHRMINTAGELVAPPTVERALRSLDEVSDALVVGLPDGRWGQIVAALIVPSPKGRAQASSLSADALSEALREALAPWEKVRRIVVVDELPTTATGKPDPLGAAELFSASER is encoded by the coding sequence GTGAGGCCCGACTATTCGCCCGCGCGGGCGCTCGCCCGAGCTGCGCGGCGCAGCCCCGGTCGACTGTCCCTGGTTGACGCAGCAACGGGCGAGCGTTGGACCGTGTCGCAGTCCTTCGATGCTGTGGCGCGCCTGGCCGGCGCATTTCGGCGGCGGGGACTCGGGGCCGGAACCCGTATTGCGCTGATCGGAACAAACTCCGCGTGGCATTTCCTGTGCCACGCGGCAGCCTCCTGGCTGCACGCGGTGACGGTTCCTCTTTCTCCCCGATTGCCCTCCTCGGCGCTCGCGTCGATGTGTGTGCGGGTGGGTGTGACCTGGGCGTTCGTCGACGAGTCCGCATCCTTGCACGCCCGTGCGCTGGCCGACGCGGGGGTCCGAGCCTTCCCGTGGGACGACCTGCGCTCCTGGACGAGGCACGGCGGACCCATCGCGGGCGAACCCGCGCGCTGCGGCGCCGAGCTCGCGGCGATTCTTTTCACGTCGGGTTCAACGGGCATGCCGCGCCCGGTCGAGCTCACTCACGAAGTCATGTGGTGGGGATCGACGAACTTCCGCGAGGGCTTCGACTACGCGCCGACCTCGTCGGTCGTGGGCGTATGTGCGCCCGCGAGCCACATCGGGGGCTTCAACGGCACGTCGATGGACGTGTGGACGCACGGCGGCACCCTGGTCACCCTCGGTTTCCCGGGGTCTTTCGACGCGCGCGGCGTCATCGACGCGATCGAGCGCTACGGGATCACGATGATGTTCGCCGTGCCCGCGATCGTGCGTGCAATCCTCGATGAGCATGAGCGCGGCGGCGGGGACCTTTCGTCGTGGGTTCGTCCCCTCATCGGCGGCGACGCGATGACGGCGGACCTCGCCGAGGCGATGCGCTCGGTCGGCCTGTCCCCCATTCACGTGTGGGGCATGACGGAGACCTCCGGCGCGGGAACTGTCGCCACCCCAGATTCTGGCGCGCCCGCCGGATCACTCGGTGTTCCCTTCCCCTACGTAGACCTGCGCGTCATGGCCACCGACGAGCGCGAAGCCTGCGTCGATGAGATGGGCGAGATCTGGGTGCGCGGCCCCGGCGTCGTCAGCGGCGAGGAGTGGCTGCATACCGGCGACCTTGCTACGCGCGACGATGACGGCTGGCTGCACATGGTGGGACGCGCCCACCGCATGATCAACACCGCCGGAGAGCTCGTCGCTCCCCCGACGGTCGAGAGGGCTCTACGCTCTCTGGACGAGGTGTCGGATGCGCTTGTCGTGGGACTGCCGGATGGGCGTTGGGGGCAGATCGTCGCCGCGCTCATCGTGCCTTCTCCCAAGGGCCGCGCCCAGGCCTCGTCCCTGAGCGCCGACGCGCTGTCGGAGGCCCTGCGCGAGGCCTTGGCACCGTGGGAGAAGGTGCGGCGGATCGTGGTCGTGGACGAGCTGCCGACGACGGCGACGGGCAAGCCTGATCCGCTCGGGGCGGCGGAGCTGTTTTCGGCGTCGGAACGCTAG
- a CDS encoding NAD(P)/FAD-dependent oxidoreductase, protein MPRHRIVIIGSGFAGLSAARRLKKADADITILARTSHHLFQPLLYQVATGILSEGDIAPTTREILRKQKNVTVLQALVEAIDVETRTVKWRNHNKYEQTEYDTLIVAAGAGQSYFGNDHFAVFAPGMKTIDDALELRARIFGAFELAEIETDPALVGKLLTFVVVGAGPTGVEMAGQIRELASHTLKGEFRNIDPTKARVILVDGAEHPLPPFGEQLGHKTEEALAGLGVEMKMNAFVTDVDAEGVTLKYKSGEEERIESVCKVWAAGVSASPLGRALGEATGAEVDRAGRVTVNKDLTLPGHPEIFVLGDMMAFPGVPGVAQGAIQSARFAADTVAARLAGRKPRATEFSYFDKGSMATIARFKAVVKMSNTKMTGFTAWVAWCFLHLLYIVGFKSQVGTLVNWFFSFLSGARSQRTTTNQQMVGRLAMEQLGAGASGKLVAGEDVVEERSHEA, encoded by the coding sequence ATGCCCCGCCATCGCATCGTCATCATCGGCTCCGGTTTCGCTGGCCTGAGCGCCGCTCGTCGACTGAAGAAGGCCGACGCCGACATCACCATCCTGGCCCGCACGTCGCACCACCTGTTCCAGCCCCTGCTCTACCAGGTGGCCACCGGCATCCTCTCCGAGGGCGACATCGCCCCCACGACGCGCGAGATCCTGCGCAAGCAGAAGAACGTGACGGTTCTGCAGGCGCTCGTTGAGGCGATCGACGTCGAGACGCGCACCGTCAAGTGGCGCAACCACAACAAGTACGAGCAGACCGAATACGACACGCTGATCGTCGCGGCGGGTGCCGGTCAGTCTTACTTCGGCAACGACCACTTCGCGGTGTTCGCGCCGGGCATGAAGACGATCGATGACGCGCTCGAGCTGCGCGCGCGTATTTTCGGCGCGTTTGAGCTGGCGGAGATCGAGACCGACCCTGCTCTGGTGGGCAAGCTCCTCACCTTCGTCGTCGTGGGCGCGGGTCCGACGGGCGTCGAGATGGCCGGGCAGATCCGCGAGCTCGCCTCTCACACGCTGAAGGGCGAGTTCCGCAACATCGATCCGACGAAGGCCCGCGTCATCCTGGTGGACGGTGCCGAGCACCCACTCCCCCCGTTCGGCGAGCAGCTCGGCCACAAGACCGAGGAGGCGCTGGCGGGGCTCGGCGTCGAGATGAAGATGAACGCGTTCGTGACCGACGTGGACGCCGAGGGCGTGACCCTCAAGTACAAGTCCGGCGAGGAGGAGCGGATCGAGTCCGTGTGCAAGGTGTGGGCTGCGGGCGTGTCCGCGAGCCCGCTGGGCCGCGCGCTGGGCGAGGCGACGGGCGCCGAGGTGGACCGCGCAGGCCGCGTGACCGTCAACAAGGACCTCACGCTGCCAGGTCACCCCGAGATCTTCGTGCTCGGTGACATGATGGCCTTCCCCGGCGTGCCAGGCGTCGCGCAGGGCGCGATCCAGTCGGCGCGCTTCGCCGCCGACACGGTGGCGGCGCGCCTGGCGGGCCGCAAGCCGAGGGCGACGGAGTTCTCCTACTTCGATAAGGGGTCGATGGCGACGATCGCGCGCTTCAAGGCGGTCGTGAAGATGAGTAACACGAAGATGACGGGCTTCACCGCGTGGGTGGCCTGGTGTTTCCTGCACCTGCTCTACATCGTCGGCTTCAAGTCGCAGGTGGGCACGCTGGTGAATTGGTTCTTCAGCTTCCTCTCTGGCGCGCGCTCCCAGCGCACGACGACGAACCAGCAGATGGTGGGCCGCCTGGCCATGGAGCAGCTGGGCGCGGGAGCCTCCGGCAAGCTCGTCGCCGGCGAGGACGTGGTCGAGGAGCGCAGCCACGAGGCCTGA